Below is a genomic region from Echinicola rosea.
TTGCTTCCGACCTTAGGATTGGGAGGTAGCGTGGGGACCAACTATACGGATAATTTTGAAGATCCCCAGACAGGAGAGCCCAGGCCGTTTAAGGATCAGCTCAGCCTCAATTTAAATGAGGGGCTGGGGCTCAGCCTCAATATTCCCATTTTTAATAACGGCAGTAATAAAGCAAACCTCCAACGTGCGAGGGTGCAAAAATACCTAAGTGAAATTTCTGTACAGGAGGTACGCAACCAACTGCGTCAGGACATCGAGACCGCTTATACCAATGCGGTGGCTTCGAAACAGTCCTATGAGTCATCGACTGTGCGGGTTTCTTCGTTGGAGGAAGCCTTCCGAATGGCCCAAAAGCGCTTTGAAGTAGGGGTGATCAATGCAGTGGACTTTCAGGTAGCACAAAACAACCTTTTTAATGCCCAAGCAGATTTGCTTCAAGCAAAATACGAATATATTTTCAGGGTAAAGGTCCTGGACTTTTATTTGGGTAATCCCCTTACACTATAACACGATGAATCATGGCTAAGAAGAAAACAAACAAGTTAATTTATATTTTGGGTGGTGTCGCAGTGGTGTTAATCCTTTTGATCGTTATCGGCAGGGCCCTTGGGTGGGTAGGGGGTGCCGCTGAGACAGAGGTAGAGATTACCAAGGCTTCCAAGAAAACGATCGTTGAAAAAGTAAGTGCTTCTGGGGTGATCGAGCCAGAAACGGAAGTGAAATTAAGCCCGGACGTGGCGGGTGAGATCATTGAACTGAAAATCAACGAGGGCGATTCAGTGAAGCAGAATGATCTGCTGGTAAAGATCAGACCTGACAATTTTATTTCAGCCTTGGATAGGACACGCGCTAACCTGAACCAACAAAAGGCCAACTTGGCCCAATCCAAAGCAGCACTGAAGCGTTCTGAGGCGCAGTTTGACAGAGCAAGGTTGCAGTATGAGCGAAATAAGACGCTATATGAGTCCAATGTGATTTCGGATTCCGAATATGAGCAGGCCACTGCCGATTATGTTTCCGCAGAAAATGACCTGAAAGCAGCACAGCAATCGGTGCAAGCTGCTGAATATGTGGTGAAAAGCTCTCAGGCAAGTGTCGAGGAAGCCAATGAAAATTTGAGGTTGACCAATGTGTTTGCCCCTACTGATGGAATCGTATCTAAACTCTTGGTGGAAAAAGGTGAAAGGGTCGTGGGAACTCAGCAAATGGCCGGTACTGAAATGCTACGCATCGCAGACCTGAGCGTCATGGAGGTAGTGGTCGATGTCAATGAAAATGATATTGTACGGATAGCCTTGGGCGACACGACGATCATTGAAGTAGATGCCTACTCGCATACTGGAGAGAAATTTACCGGTGTCGTCACCTCCATTGCCAATTCTGCCAATGAAAAGGCCACACAAGATGCTGTTACGGAGTTTGAGGTGGAAATCAGGATACTCAATGAATCTTATGAAAAATTGATCACCAAGGAAAATAGGTACCCTTTCAGGCCTGGGATGACGGCCAGTGTGGAAATCATTACCGAAAAAAAGGCGGATGTTCTATCCGTTCCTTTGGCAGCTGTGACCACAAGGGACAATATTCGGGTGGATTCGACCAATGCGGAGAGTGATCTTCAGGAAATCATATTTATGTCCGATGGTAATAAAGCTAAACTTACACGGGTAAAAACGGGCATTTCGGATTTTGAAAACATCGAAATCAAAGAGGGGATCAAAGAGGGAGAAGAGTTAGTGGCAGGTCCGTACTTTGTCGTGAGTAAACAATTAAAAGATGGCGACTTGGTCAAAAGGACCAATTGATTGTTGTCTGCTATGAAATAGATAAGGCCTTGGAAGTTGATTTTCCAAGGCCTTTTTTCTTTCTGACCTGAGTTAAGGTTTGATTTGACACTAGCTTCCTCAGTTATACCAACTGGACCATTTCAGTGGCTACTAATGATTCCACTGGGACTTCAGTATCTATCAGTCCGAGTTCTTTCAATATAGCCATTGTTTTTTCGAGCGTAGCTTTTTCCACTTCAGGTTTAGTGGACCAAGTAGTTTGGGCTAGCCATTCGATAATATCGGTTTCCTGAAGGTGGTAGGCTTTGCTCAGCAAGGTTGGTAATTGTGTGTTAGCTTTCAGTGTTTTGGATTCGGCATATAGTGCTGAAAGCAGCTTTGGAAGGATATGGGGCTGCTCTTTTATAAGTTTTTCATGGGCCACAATGACAAAGCAAGGCCATGGTGTAGGGATTTCATCTATTCTTCTGAAATGTCCGGCATCTACCAATGGTTTGGTGGTGAATTTCTCCCAAAGGAAACCTTTTGGCTGGTGGTCAGCAAATGCTTCTAAGGCACCGTCCATATTGCCTACTACGTCAAATTGGAGCGTCTGTGGGCTCCAGTTGTTTTTCTTGGCCAGTAGGTAAGTCATCAAATGCGAACCAGAACCATACCGGCTAATAAGGAAGGGAGCGTTTTGGAGGTCATGGATGGTTTTTACGGGCGATTTAGCTGGTACATGGATTCCCCAATTAAGGGGGGACAGCACGTGGTACCCGATGATTTTTCCAGGGTTACCTTCCGTTTTGTCCTTGATAAAGCTCTCGGTCAAAACGATGGCAATGTCAGTTTCCTCTTCGCGGAGGGCCTTGTTCATGGCTCCTGATCCTTTGGATTCATCCTTCCATTCCATGGTATAGCCAGCATCGGCCAATGGCTGTTCTTCAATCAGCTTGAGCCAAGGGAAATTAAAGTGTTCGGGGACACCTGTTATCTTGATCGTTTTCATTGCCCAAAGATAAAAAAGCATTTTATAAATATAATGCCTGGGAAATGATATTCGCGGTACCGAAGAGTGAAACCCACATTTACTTTTTTCAAGCGCAAATAATCCACAATAAGGTTGCTTTCATCCGTGCTGACGGCACTTTAGCTAGGTTTGTGGGATCAAGTGGTGTGTTTTATAATTACGTTTGCCCTGGGACGGAAAAAAGAACAGTCATTTTAACAAAGGCAAAAACCAATACATGGCATGTAGATGATCCACATGGTCAGGTGCTGAATTGCCGGCGAAAGCCATGATGCGTAGGTTGCCTTTAGAAGCTTTTGCCAGTTGCTGCATGCCAAGAGGACCTTCCGTGAGAAATGGCCTTAGGTCTAGGCCAAGCGCTTGTATCAAGTAGTCGGCACATTCGGTAGTGCTGGCAAAGGTGCCGGGAAAAACTGCACTGTGGGTAAAAATAAACTGGGTTTTCCCTTCGATGGATGATTTTGCAAAGTCCAGGAATGGTGACAGATCGTTTGGGTCAATTTTACCGCCAGCGGCCAATGGAGTACCATTGGGGACATATCCTGCATGCATACCGTCCAGAAGAATAATGCCTTTTATGCGGTGTTTGGTTTCGTTTCTTAGGATGCTTCTGATGGCTCCGTAACCGGCACTCCATCCCGAAAGGTAAATGCCTCGAATGGGTTTTGCGGAGGCTTTTGATGCTGCTTGGATAAGTTTATCTAAGGTGTTGGCTTCTGAAAAAGGACTTGCATAAACTGATGATCCACTTCCCAAGTTTACTGTGATAGCCATCCAGCCTGGGTTATGGCTGACGGTATAATTGACCACATTTTGTGCTCCATGAAAATGAATGAGAAGATTGATTGAGTCTGTAACCATTTTTTCGGGCAGGAAAAAATGTACCCTTTTTGGCAATATATTTGGCCATTCTTCATATAGGCCGGAGTTTGATATATCAGGAACGCGCTCATGGGGCCTGATATGCTCTATCATTGGAGAAGGGTTTTGGGAAGCCATTTTAGGCTGTTGCCTAGCCGATATCCCGATATGGACAAGTGCAAGGAGGAAGAACAGCTGTGCTTTTTTGATCATTTGCCAATATCTTCGTTCCATAAGGCAGGTTGATCTTCCATGAATTTTGCCATTAGGTCAATGCACTGCTTGTCATCCATAATGATGACTTCTACCCCATGATCAGAAAGTAGCGATTCTTCACCCTTAAAGCTGGTGTTTTCTCCAATGATCACTTTAGGTATTCCATACAACAGAATTGCTCCGGTACACATGGGGCAGGGAGATAATGTGGTGTAAAGTATGCTTTTTTGGTAAATGGCGGCGGCCTGTCTGCCCGCATTTTCCAAGGCATCCATTTCTCCATGAAGGATGGCACTCCCTTTTTGGACTCTTCTGTTGTGGCCACGTCCGATGATCTTATCATCGTGTACCAATACAGCACCAATGGGAATTCCTCCTTCCTGTAGCCCTTTCTTGGCCTCTTCGATTGCAGCTTGTAGGTGTTTGTCCATAAAGTCGCTATTACCTTTCCCGAATATACGTTATTTGATTGATTTGAAGGGCTTTTAACGTTTCCAATTCACCCAAAATCTTGGCAGGAGCCAAAACGTGTGCCCTGTTCAAAGTACTGATTGAATCTTATATTATTCTCCAAAACGGGAAATTATTATTGGTGTTATTTGGCTTTTATTGTGGTTTATTGGCGTTGGATTGTAATGTAATAAACATTTATTGCTAGATTTATACGATTATTACCGGTATTACCTTTGTTCCTTTACTGTAAAAATGGAATTTTCGCTTAGTCCCTATTCGCTTTCTTTGCTCGTATTTGCAGTCGTCGTGCTGTTATTGGCGGTTTTTCTTTTTACTCGCTTGAGTAAGGATGTGAGGTGGTTTGGGGCGATGATGATTGCCGTGTCGATTTGGGCTGCTAGTGATGGCGTGATGGTGGGGATGGACGATCTGGAAGCGATGTTGTTGGTAGTGGATTTTGAATATATCGGCATCACTTTGGTCCCGGTTTTTTGGTTGCTTTTTGTGCTGAAGTTTGTAGGGAAGGAAGCTTGGTTAAGCCCGAGGTGGATTGCCTGTCAATTTGTTTTTCCCTTGATCTCTATGATCATGGTCTGGACCAATGGTTATCATCATCTCCATTACCAAAAAGCCGAGATTGTGGAAATGAACGGACTGTTTGCCTTGCTTACGGCGAAAGGCCCATGGTACATTATTCATACAAGCTATTTTTATCTCGCCATTGGTTATGGTGTTTACCTATTGATCAGGAGGTATTTTAGCACCAAGGGAGTGTATCAAAAGCAGACCATGATCATACTTGCGGGCACCATGGTGCCATGGATAGCCAATATATTGGTGGTGTTTCAAGTAGGGCCATTTAACGGGATAGATCCTACACCCCATGCGTTTATAGTGACGTGTATGATTGTTTTTATCGGGTTCTTTAAAGTAGGATTGTTTGACATCAAACCTATCGCCAGAAATATTATTGTGGATTCCATGAAGAACGGCATGCTGGTAATCGATGGTGCTAGGCGAGTGGTGGATGTAAATCCTTATTTTACAAAATTGATAGAGAAAAATGTAGAAGATATCACGGGTAAGGATGTGGGTGATTTGGGATTTGATGAGGAATTTTGGAAAAGCCTAGTTGAAAATGACGATGAAGTAGTCGTCGAAAAGATGATTTCGAGGGACGGTGTGGACAGGTACTTTGAGGTGTCCAGTAAGTTTTTAAAGGAAGGCGAGCGGAAATACCAGGGAAGGTTGATTTTATTTAGGGATATCTCCCAGTTTGTTCAAGATCAAAAGAGGCTTGAGTTTCAAGCGAAGAAATTGACTGATCTCAATACTACAAAGGATAGGCTCTTGTCCATTATTTCACATGACCTACGTAATCCCATCCATTCTCTTACCCAGTTTGTAGAGATGGTGGAGTATGGGTGGGTTAAGGAAGATGAGTTCAGGTCCATGTTGCCTAGTTTTGCCAAAAACTTAAAGGATGTTTCTAGTTTTATGGAGAATTTACTGGAGTGGGCACAGACCCAATTGAAAGGAGAGTCCATTCAGGCCGTTAAAATAAATGTCACCCAAGAGGTGCAAGAAGTTATTTCACTTTTTAAAAACCAACTTGATGCCAAAGGCAGCCAGGTCACATTTTGTGCAGAGAAAACGATCTATGCCTTTGCGGACCTAAATATGATCAGGTTGGTGATTCGAAACCTGATCGGCAATGCCATCAAGTTTTGTGATAAAGAAGATCAGATACTCATTAAGATTGTTGGTCAAGGCGAATTGGTAGAGGTGATTGTGGAGGATACGGGAGTGGGAATTGCGGCAGAAAATATGGAGAAGATCTTTTCAAGCAAGCCTTTCACTACCATAGGTACCCAAAATGAAAAGGGAACAGGGCTCGGACTGATGCTGTGCAAGGATTTCGTGGAGAAAAATGGCGGGGAAATTTGGGTGGAAAGTGAGTTGGGAAATGGAGCAAGTTTTCACTTCACCATTCCCCAGATGGTCACCAAAGAAGTCTCCAATTCCTGATAGGGAGCCTGGCCATTTGTCAAACAAGTGCCTTATCATCCTTGTCCTCTACAAAATATGTCAACATTGAGGCCACGATCAACAGTAAGCCGGCGGTGAAAATAGCATAAATCGCATGACCTTCGTACCAATGTTTTACGATCAATCCACCCACAAAACCATTTAGGATCTGCGGTGCGGTAATGAAGAAATTAAAGATTCCCATATATACCCCCATTTTTCTTGCAGGAATAGCACCTGCCAAAATTGAATAAGGCATTGCCAAGATACTGGCCCAGGCAATTCCCACACCGATCATCGAGAAGTTTAGCATCCATTTCATACTTGGATCAGTGATCCATAAAAAGGACATCAACCCCAATCCGCCTGCAATCAAACAAGCGGCATGGGTCATCTTCCTGCCTATTTTGGCAGCTAAAAAAGGTAAGGCTAGGGCAAATATCGCTGAAACTAAATTGTAAAAGCCAAAGATGACCCCTACATAATTCCCCGCTTCATTAAATTCCAAGGAACTACGGTCCATGCTGGGGAGCCCCCAAACGTGCTGAGCCAGAGCCGGAGTCGTAAACACCCACATCGAAAACAGCGCAAACCAAGAAAAAAACTGTACCAAGCCCAGCTGTTTCATCGTTTTTGGCATGCTAATAAAATCCGAGAAAATACTCGATAAACCTTTGTGGGAAGCATGTTTGTGGTCTTCGTGAGCATTCCATTTATCCTGTACCTCTGGAGGATACTCCGTGGTGCGAATGACGGTCCATAAAATAGATACCACCAATACCGTAGCTCCGATAAAAAATGCCCAGAGGACATTTTGGGGGACGATGCCCTCATTTGCCGTCGTGGCCACGCCAAACCATTCGGTAAGGGTGTAGGGCAGCCAAGAGCCGATCACGGCCCCCAGACCAATGAGCAAGGTCTGGACAGCAAAGCCCAAGGTCCGCTGGTCGGTAGGGAGTTTATCAGCCACCAATGCCCGGAAAGGTTCCATGGCAACATTAAACGATGCATCCATGATCATCAGGAATCCAGCACCCACCCATAGAGCAGGCAAAAAAGCTACAAACAGTGAGGCATTGGGCAGCAGCACCAGACCGATGGCCGCTAGAATAGAACCGGCCAGAAAGTACGGCCTTCTTCTGCCCAATTTGGTCCATGTGCGATCGCTGTAATGGCCAATGATGGGCTGGATGATCATGCCGGTGATAGGTGCCACGAGCCAAAATAGGGACAAGTGCTCTACGTCTGCACCGAAGGTTTGGAGAATGCGGCTGGCATTGGCATTTTGGAGCGCAAAGCCCATCTGGATGCCCAGAAAGCCAAAGCTCATGTTCCAGATTTGCCAAAAACTTAATTTCTTCTTTTGTGTATCGGGTTGCATTTAGCAGTTATGTAAGGGGTTTAGGTTGTAAAGTTTGAAGGGTAGTACCTGTCCTCAATGGGGATTAATTGTTCATCAACTCTTATGTCCCAAAAGTAAGGATTATTTCTTCAGCGTGGTGGGGCAGGGTGACAGTCGGCAATCCTGCTATTTCATGATAGGGGAGACGGTTGTCTGGCAATGGATCAAAATCCGATATTTTTCGAAGAAAGGCGATGTTTTCCCTAGTTACCGGCACTTTTTCCCCTGCAGAAGTTACTTCGTTGATTTCAAAACCATGAAAAATAATGCTGAGCTGCTTATAATGGCTTGCAAAATCCCCCGTGGGCTTTGTTAACCGAAGGGTTTTTCGATCACTGTCCAAAACAATTTTTCTTTTGTAATAGCCTCCGTTTTTGTAATCCAAACTTCGTCCATCATCCTCATAGTGGAAGTAGCTGGTAGTTCCTTCTCCTTTGTACACATGAAGGCGCAGAATGCCGTCATGCTTCTCGGCAGTATGGGATACGGGGGACTGCAGTGGCACAATACTTCCTCCTTTGACGAATACGGGCAAATAATTGATCGGCGTGTCCACGTAAATTTCTTGGTCACCTTGATAGGATTGATCATTGAAGAAATAATACCAATTTCCTTCCGGAAGATACGCTTTGGTGATTTCTTTATGGGATTCTACTGGAGCCACCAGCAGGGAATCGCAGAACAAGTATTGATTTTGAAAGCGGCCATCATAGATGTTTTCATCAAATGGATAATCAATGGTCAGGCTTTTGGCCAAGGGCAAACCATCCTGGCTGCTTTTGTAAAAGGCAGCATACAGCAGGGGCATCATTTGATAGCGAAGTTTGAGGTAGTTTTTGGAAATTTCCTCTACTTCTTCTCCAAAGGCCCAAGGTTCTGCGTCCTTGCTATTGATCATGGAGTGGGCTCTGTAGAGTGGTGAGAAGGCCGCGATGCTCATCCATCGTGCGAAGAGCGATTTGCTGGCTTCTCCACAAAATCCGCCCACATCGTATCCTGCGAAACTCACTCCGCTAATTCCGAGGCTGTTGACCAGTCGGATGCCTGCCATCATGTGTTCCTCACTGGAGACATTGTCCCCTGTCCAGGCAGCAGCAAATCGTTGGATGCCAGAAAAACCAGCCCTGGTAAGGGTGAAAGGCCGCTCCTGTCCATTTTTGAATGCGCCTTCCTGTGCGGCTCTGGCCATCTGCATCCCATACACATTACGGGCTTTTCGGTGGCTGACTTGCTCTCCTTCGTAATCAAAATTGATCAGGTTCGGCGTGTGCTGGCCCCAAGATGCCGGTTCATTCATGTCTGTCCAGAATCCATCCACACCGGCATCAGTGTAGAAGGCCATTTTTTCTGTCCACCATTGCCGGGTTTTGGCGGAGGTGAAATCAGGAAAGGCACACCAACCCGGCCACACTTGGCCTTCATAGGTTTCTCCATCCGGGTATTTGAGGAAGAGGTCATTGTCCTTTCCTTCTTGGTATGGAAGATAGTCTTTTTCGGCCTTGATGCCCGGATCCATGATGACCACCACACGGAAGCCCTTTGCTTTCAAGGTCTGGATCATCGACTTGGGGTCTGGGAATTTTTCCCCATCAAAGGTAAATACTTTGTACTTTTCCATATGGTGGATGTCCAAGTAAATGACATCTGCCGGCATATCCCTGTCCCTGAAGTTATTGGCCAGGGCGAATACTTCGGATTCGGGATAATAAGAATAGCGGCATTGCTGAAAACCCAATGCCCAAAGCGGGGGCATGCTCATTTTTCCCGTAAGGGATGTGTAGCCACTGATAATCTCTGCCACGGTGTTTCCTTGGAAGAAATAGTAATCCATATCACCATCTTCTGCAGAGAAATAGGAAAAGCGGCGGTTGGAAGCACCGAAGTTAAAGGTGGTTTTATGGGTGTTGTCAAAGAAAATCCCATAGGCACGGTCGTTGTGAATACCGATGTAGAATGGGATGGACATGTAAAGCGGGTCGTCATTCACGCCATAGGCAAAATAATCCGTGTTCCAGTTGGTAAAGGCTTGCCCAGCACGGTCGATGCCTCCCGTCTTTTCTCCCAGCCCAATGAATTTTTCGTCGGGCTGGAGTTTTTTATAATTGGTTACTTCCGTGCCCAGCCAAGATACCCCAAATGCTGGATCATCCTGATTGAGGAGGTTCCCCTGCTGATCATAAAAGCTCAGTGCCCATTCGTTTTTGGCAAGAACGATTTTAAGTTCTGCCGTTTCCAACGTTAATGCCTCAGGAGTCTCGGAGACGTTTACTGAGCTTCCTTTGGGGGATTGTACCACACTGTAAGGGTTGGGGGAAAACTGCTCGTAACGACTAAGTTGGATACGGACAGTGGTGTCTGTAAATAGGCTGATTTTAAAGTATGAAGCTTCCGTTCTGCCGATTATTCCATGGGGTATTGGCTCCCAAGACAGTACTTTTCCGGCAGACTGGTTTTGGGCACGATTTACTGAGGTGGCTACAGTAGTCATTTGGGTTACTTTAATAAATTGTAAAATGCAATTGTTCAGCGCTTCCGAGGTAGGATTTGGAAGACGAGTATCACCTGATTCATGGGGTTCGCTGGTGACGGCAGCTTGCAGAATAACAGGTAATATGCTGCTAATTTAGAAAGGATTCCGGAAGGAAAAAATTTGGTTTATGTTGTGCAATGCGATATTTGGGGCGTTTTGGGCCTGAAAACCATCCTTATTGATCTATTCAATCGTGTGCATAAAAAAGTGAAATCAGCCTAAAAAAAACGGAAGGCACGCAGATGATCCTGATTGCTTAGCCCCCTGTTGTTCCGATAGCTATGCTGCGGAACCATTGACATTGAGTTTTTAACTCATTACCACCTATTGGGAGGTTTTATGAGCAGCTCGGTAGGGAGCATCCCAAAACCCTCACCATAGGCATAAGCGCATCATACCGGTAGGTATAAAAGCTTGGGGACAGTCTCTAGGTATAGGTCCCTGTTCAGTACCTACGGCACTGTTGGAATGCTTTTCCGCCACCTGTTACCAAGCTTATGCTCCTAACGGAGCATCCTGTTTTCTTTGTCCGCTCCCTGAGCGTAGCCAAAGGGAGCGGTTGGGGTGATTGAGTATGGTTCTATATGATTTAGTGTGGGTAAGTATTAGGATAGATTGTTAAATTTCAGAGAAATGACTCGTTTTACCTATGTCACTTTTTTGCTACAGGTCAAAAAAGTGACCAAAAAACCCCGCTGTATTGCATCTATTGGGCTAAAATCAAACCCCGCTCACATGCAGGCAAACTCCTCGTGTTTAGCTTGCAACAACCATTTTTCCCACCATTTCGTCAAACAAGCCTGCCCTTTTTCCGCCCGCTTGTTAAATTTCTTCACGCCCAATAGCTGCTAGGCAGATAATGTGCTTGGGGCTATTTTACGAGGTGATGATTAATCATCACGATTTTTGATAAAATAATCTACCCACTGTCTTCTATATAGAGCCTTAAGCATTCACCTTGCGTCATTCGAACGTAGCAACAGTTGAGTGAAGCAAATCTGTCCTTTGGAGGAGTGATGGCTTCACTATACTTTTCTATGTGGCCGCTTACAGAGATTGTTGCTTAAGTTTCCCACAAATAATAATCAGTGATCATCCGCTAGATCCGTGTCATCAGCGTGCTATCCTTTCCTTAAGGAGGATTTTCGAATGACCAAACCTGTTTCGAGCATCTCTGTGCGTGCTGTAAATGCTTCCTCATTTTCGGAGTCGATCATTTCCAGCAGTAATTGAGCTGCTTTTTCGCCCATTTTAAAGCCCGGTTGGGAGACTGAGGAGAGGGGAGGGGCTATCATGGACGAAAACTGCCAGTCGCTAAAGCCTACAGCGCCAAACTCTTCAGGAAGTTTTAACCCAATGGCTTTGGCGGCTTGCATGGCACCGGCTGCAGCGATGTCATTCGAGGCAAACACCGCATCCGGCCGGTCTGACGGATGGGATAATAATGCTCGACAAATAGTCTCACTTTCTTCCGGAGTGCCTTTGGGACAGGGGATGATCCAATCTTCGCGAATAGGAATCCCTGCTTCCTGCAGTGCTTTGAGATATCCTTCTTTTCGGTCGATGCTGATTTTTAGGTTTTCCGGGCCAGCCAAATGAATGATTTTGGTATAGCCTTGTTCGATGAGGTGTTTGACGGCTTTATAAGCACCAGTGTGATCATCCACGGTGACATTGACCGTGTCTGGCAGGTTTGGAAGGCGGTCAAAAAACACAATGGGGTAATGATAATCCATCAGTTTTTTGAAATGGTCAAAATCGGATGTCTCTTTGGAGAAGCTCACCAAAAGCCCGTCGATCTGGTTGCTGATGATCGTGTCCACTGCTGCGATCTCTCTGGTTACATTTTCATTGGTCTGTAGGAGGATGACATTATAGCCGTTTGCGTAGGCTACTTCTTCTATTCCACTGATGACGGTGCTAAAAAAGAAGTGGACCACCTCAGGAATAATCACACCGATGGTGGAGGATTTGCTTTTTCTGAGGCTCAAAGCCACGGCGTTGGGGCGGTAATTGAGTTTTTTCGCTAGTGCCTTTACCTTTTCCTTTGTTTCATTACTGATGCCCGGGTAGTCTTTCAGGGCACGTGAGACGGTGGAAGAAGAAATGTTCAGGGCTTTTGCTATATCCTTGATCGTGGCTTGTCCTAGTTTCATGATTAATTTAGACTTTTCTAAGATTCTAATATACTGTTTTACCGGTAAAATAAAATGGTGTTCCCAATCAATCCAAAGCGAACAATGTACGAAAATGGATGAAATTGAATTTTTGGAAGATAAATTTTTATACCCTATGAAAACGTTTGCGGCGACGTTTGCATAAAAAATACCTGGTTTTTTTCGATTCAAAAACTTGCCTGTACGGCTTGTATTCCCTAATATTTGATCATGATCTCGAAAATACCACAATAATCCAACACATCGGATTTTTTGATGAGTTTCAAGATTAGAGAGTA
It encodes:
- a CDS encoding efflux RND transporter periplasmic adaptor subunit — translated: MAKKKTNKLIYILGGVAVVLILLIVIGRALGWVGGAAETEVEITKASKKTIVEKVSASGVIEPETEVKLSPDVAGEIIELKINEGDSVKQNDLLVKIRPDNFISALDRTRANLNQQKANLAQSKAALKRSEAQFDRARLQYERNKTLYESNVISDSEYEQATADYVSAENDLKAAQQSVQAAEYVVKSSQASVEEANENLRLTNVFAPTDGIVSKLLVEKGERVVGTQQMAGTEMLRIADLSVMEVVVDVNENDIVRIALGDTTIIEVDAYSHTGEKFTGVVTSIANSANEKATQDAVTEFEVEIRILNESYEKLITKENRYPFRPGMTASVEIITEKKADVLSVPLAAVTTRDNIRVDSTNAESDLQEIIFMSDGNKAKLTRVKTGISDFENIEIKEGIKEGEELVAGPYFVVSKQLKDGDLVKRTN
- a CDS encoding substrate-binding domain-containing protein produces the protein MKTIKITGVPEHFNFPWLKLIEEQPLADAGYTMEWKDESKGSGAMNKALREEETDIAIVLTESFIKDKTEGNPGKIIGYHVLSPLNWGIHVPAKSPVKTIHDLQNAPFLISRYGSGSHLMTYLLAKKNNWSPQTLQFDVVGNMDGALEAFADHQPKGFLWEKFTTKPLVDAGHFRRIDEIPTPWPCFVIVAHEKLIKEQPHILPKLLSALYAESKTLKANTQLPTLLSKAYHLQETDIIEWLAQTTWSTKPEVEKATLEKTMAILKELGLIDTEVPVESLVATEMVQLV
- a CDS encoding nucleoside deaminase, which gives rise to MDKHLQAAIEEAKKGLQEGGIPIGAVLVHDDKIIGRGHNRRVQKGSAILHGEMDALENAGRQAAAIYQKSILYTTLSPCPMCTGAILLYGIPKVIIGENTSFKGEESLLSDHGVEVIIMDDKQCIDLMAKFMEDQPALWNEDIGK
- a CDS encoding sensor histidine kinase translates to MLDLYDYYRYYLCSFTVKMEFSLSPYSLSLLVFAVVVLLLAVFLFTRLSKDVRWFGAMMIAVSIWAASDGVMVGMDDLEAMLLVVDFEYIGITLVPVFWLLFVLKFVGKEAWLSPRWIACQFVFPLISMIMVWTNGYHHLHYQKAEIVEMNGLFALLTAKGPWYIIHTSYFYLAIGYGVYLLIRRYFSTKGVYQKQTMIILAGTMVPWIANILVVFQVGPFNGIDPTPHAFIVTCMIVFIGFFKVGLFDIKPIARNIIVDSMKNGMLVIDGARRVVDVNPYFTKLIEKNVEDITGKDVGDLGFDEEFWKSLVENDDEVVVEKMISRDGVDRYFEVSSKFLKEGERKYQGRLILFRDISQFVQDQKRLEFQAKKLTDLNTTKDRLLSIISHDLRNPIHSLTQFVEMVEYGWVKEDEFRSMLPSFAKNLKDVSSFMENLLEWAQTQLKGESIQAVKINVTQEVQEVISLFKNQLDAKGSQVTFCAEKTIYAFADLNMIRLVIRNLIGNAIKFCDKEDQILIKIVGQGELVEVIVEDTGVGIAAENMEKIFSSKPFTTIGTQNEKGTGLGLMLCKDFVEKNGGEIWVESELGNGASFHFTIPQMVTKEVSNS
- a CDS encoding MFS transporter, giving the protein MQPDTQKKKLSFWQIWNMSFGFLGIQMGFALQNANASRILQTFGADVEHLSLFWLVAPITGMIIQPIIGHYSDRTWTKLGRRRPYFLAGSILAAIGLVLLPNASLFVAFLPALWVGAGFLMIMDASFNVAMEPFRALVADKLPTDQRTLGFAVQTLLIGLGAVIGSWLPYTLTEWFGVATTANEGIVPQNVLWAFFIGATVLVVSILWTVIRTTEYPPEVQDKWNAHEDHKHASHKGLSSIFSDFISMPKTMKQLGLVQFFSWFALFSMWVFTTPALAQHVWGLPSMDRSSLEFNEAGNYVGVIFGFYNLVSAIFALALPFLAAKIGRKMTHAACLIAGGLGLMSFLWITDPSMKWMLNFSMIGVGIAWASILAMPYSILAGAIPARKMGVYMGIFNFFITAPQILNGFVGGLIVKHWYEGHAIYAIFTAGLLLIVASMLTYFVEDKDDKALV
- a CDS encoding glycoside hydrolase family 31 protein, giving the protein MTTVATSVNRAQNQSAGKVLSWEPIPHGIIGRTEASYFKISLFTDTTVRIQLSRYEQFSPNPYSVVQSPKGSSVNVSETPEALTLETAELKIVLAKNEWALSFYDQQGNLLNQDDPAFGVSWLGTEVTNYKKLQPDEKFIGLGEKTGGIDRAGQAFTNWNTDYFAYGVNDDPLYMSIPFYIGIHNDRAYGIFFDNTHKTTFNFGASNRRFSYFSAEDGDMDYYFFQGNTVAEIISGYTSLTGKMSMPPLWALGFQQCRYSYYPESEVFALANNFRDRDMPADVIYLDIHHMEKYKVFTFDGEKFPDPKSMIQTLKAKGFRVVVIMDPGIKAEKDYLPYQEGKDNDLFLKYPDGETYEGQVWPGWCAFPDFTSAKTRQWWTEKMAFYTDAGVDGFWTDMNEPASWGQHTPNLINFDYEGEQVSHRKARNVYGMQMARAAQEGAFKNGQERPFTLTRAGFSGIQRFAAAWTGDNVSSEEHMMAGIRLVNSLGISGVSFAGYDVGGFCGEASKSLFARWMSIAAFSPLYRAHSMINSKDAEPWAFGEEVEEISKNYLKLRYQMMPLLYAAFYKSSQDGLPLAKSLTIDYPFDENIYDGRFQNQYLFCDSLLVAPVESHKEITKAYLPEGNWYYFFNDQSYQGDQEIYVDTPINYLPVFVKGGSIVPLQSPVSHTAEKHDGILRLHVYKGEGTTSYFHYEDDGRSLDYKNGGYYKRKIVLDSDRKTLRLTKPTGDFASHYKQLSIIFHGFEINEVTSAGEKVPVTRENIAFLRKISDFDPLPDNRLPYHEIAGLPTVTLPHHAEEIILTFGT